In Nodosilinea sp. PGN35, the genomic stretch GCAGCGCTGCGACTACGAGGTGAGCAATTGGCATGTGTCTACCCATCCTCAGTCGCTGTTTGTCAACGCGCTCATAGCGGCCCGCCCTGGGGATGGCTGCCGCTACGCCCTGCTCAATAACCAGCTGACCACCCGTTACCTCGACGGCGCTGTGGAGCACCGCCAGCTGACCACCGCCAGCGACCTGCACGGGGTGCTGGCGGGTTGCTTTGGGCTACGGGTGCCAGCCAGCTTTGATCTAGACGCCGCCCTGAGCCGCTTTACGGCGGCCTAGGCCTAGCCGATGCGCAGCAGTTCTACATCGAACAACAGGGTGGCGTTGGGCGGAATCACTCCCCCAGCGCCCCGGCTGCCGTAGCCCAGCTCCGAGGGAATCACCAGCTTGCGCTGGCCGCCTACCCGCATGGTGCCAACCCCTTCGTCCCAGCCTTTGATCACCTGGCCAACCCCAATTTGGAAGGTAAAGGGGCGACCGCGATCGCGGGAACTGTCGAACTTGGTGCCGTCTTCGAGGGTGCCGGTGTAGTGCACCGTAACCCGCTGTCCGGGCTGGGGCATGGCCCCGGTGCCTTCGACAACATCGACGTACTGTAGGCCAGAGTCAGTGGTTACGGTCGTTTCTTCAGGCATCATGGGCGAGGCATTCTCATTGGCAGGAACTAGGTCGGCGGCGGTCTGGGCCAGCTGGGTGACGGGCTCGGTCAGGGCCACAGCCGCTTCGGCAGCCTGGGCGCTACCCAGGTTTGAGGCCATAGCCTCGGGTTGGGGGCTGGTAAACTGAGCCACCAGCAGCACGGCGCAGCAGGCCGCTAAGACCCCCAGACTAATCAAAATTTCTCGCACGGCAAATCTCCCATCGCAGCTTAAACCCTACCGATCATATCGCCTTCAGCCACCCCCAGGGAAACCATCTGCCTACTCCCTAGCCCTATACTTTTCACCCAAACCGATAGCCAAACCCCCGCAAAGTCGTGACGTACTGCGGATGAGCCGGGTCGTGCTCAATTTTCTCGCGCAGCCAGCGAATGTGCACATCTACGGTTTTGCGATCGCCCACAAAATCTGCCCCCCACACCGCCTGAATCAGCTCCTCCCGCGACCAGACCCGGTTGGGGCTCTGCATAAACAACTCCAGAATGCGAAACTCCTTGGGGGAAAGATTGACCTCTTGCCCCGCCACCAGCACCCTAAACTCCGTGGCGTGGAGCACGATATCTCGATAGGTCAAAACGGCGTTGTCGGGCTGGGCCGCCGCCCACTGGTGCCGCCGCAGCAGAGCCCGACAGCGGGCAATCAGTTCGCGCATGCCAAAGGGCTTGGGCAGGTAGTCGTCGGCCCCCACCTCCAGACCCACCACCCGATCCATTTCAGCCCCCTTGGCACTCAAAATCAAAATAGGCATATCTAGATTGTGGTGGCGCATCAGGCGGCAGATGTCGAGCCCGTTCACTCCAGGCAGCATCAGATCGACAATGGCGAGGTCAACCTCCAGTCTGGCCTGCCCCTCCCCCGCCGCCGGAAACATCAGCTCCAGAGCGCGATGGCCCGAGTCGGCGGTGGTCACCTGGTAGCCCTGCTCAGTCAGCGCCAGAGCCACGGTTTCACGAATCAAGTCTTCGTCATCGATGACTAAAACGCGCTCTTGCCCGTGGGACAACGGCGACAGATCGGGGGATTTTTTTTGCACAGCACAGCCAGCCCAAGGAAGCGTTCACAACCGAAGTGGGCAGCCTCAAACCCAGCGGCGGGTCTTTCGGAGCAGGTTGCCCACGACCGGGCCAACACCTGACCAATGCGACCTTTTTCCACCGCCCTAGACCAGGGTCGTTCTGCACCACCCTGTCATCCTGGCGGATTCAGCTTAAGGAAACATCCGCTTCTGGTTAAGCTTACGTAAACCTGCCCGGCCCTAGGGTGTGTCATCAATTGTGGCTAAAAGTCCTGAATGTTAAGCCTTGCCACGCCCGAGCCAACAGACAGGCTAGGGGCTGTAACCCTTGATTTTTGAGGATTCAGCAGCTAATTGGTGACAGCTCCTAGCGCTGGCAGGGGGCCTCCACTTCGGGGTGCAGGGAGCCCGTTTCTGAGCGGGCCGTGGTGGCATCTAAACCGGGCAGCAGCACCATCAACCGACAGTCACTGTCGGCACTGCCCTGCACTGAAATCTGGCCCCCGTGGCGCTGTACCAGGTGCTGGCTCAGCAGGATGCCGAGCAGGGAATGAGATGCCTGGCCAGCGGCGGTAGGCATCCGCAGGAGCGCGATGATCTCCGGCGGCAACCCTTCCCCCAGCCAGGGGTTAGACAGCCACAGGGCCAGGGCCAGGGCCGAGCCTCGACGGCAGGCGTGAATGCGTAGAACGCCGTTGTCTCCGGCCACCTGCATGATGCTGAAGACTAAGTGATACAGAATCTGCTTGACCACGCGCTGGTCTAAAATCCAGTGGCTTTGCCCCGGTTCGACGGTCAGGTTGAGGGTTTGGGCCTTGGCTTCGGCCAGGGGAGCCAGGGTGGCCAGCACCTGCTGGCCCAGAACGCCGATATCCAGGGTGGTAGGCGTCAGATCGGAGCGTTCGGCCTCCCTGGGGCTCAGGTCAACCAGCTCTTCGACCAGGCTCATCAGAGTTTGACTACTGCGGTGCACAATGTCGGTGTACTCCCGCTGTTTGGGGGTGAGGGGGCCGTAGATTTCTCGACTGAGCATGGTGGTCATGCCCAGCACCGTGGTCAGGGGGCTGCGCAAATCCTGAATGAGCTGACTGGTCAGGGTCAGGCGCACCCGATCGGCCAGGGCCTCTAGGGGCAGGGCGGGCGGCGGGGTCTGGTCGGCAATCTGGCGTTCGTACTCGCTCATGCCCCACCGCGCCGCCATGGCAAGAAACCCCAAATCTTGGGCGGTGAAGGGCCTGGGCTGGACGTCCATAACCGCCAGCGTGCCGATGCAGGTACCTTGACTGGTCGTCAGCGGTACCCCGCCGTAGGCCCGAATGCCGTAGGTGGCGACCAGATCGCTCTGGGCTAGCACAGGGTTTGTGGTGGTGTCGGCTACGGTGAGGGGCTGCTCGCTATCGAGTACGTAAACCCCCAGGCCCTGGTCGAGGGGCAGCTGGCGCTGCTGTGACAGCGGGTTGCCCAGCCCCAGGGCCGACAGCCCGTAGGCCGCGCGCAGGTATTCGGTGTGGCTGTCGGCCAGGGTGACCACAGCCAGGGGCACCCCAAGAAAGCGAACCGCCATCTGTACGGCTTCTTCCCAGGCGGGTACGCTGTCGTGCAGGCCCAGGTTTAGGGCGGCGATCGCCTGGCTGCGCCGCTGCTGGCGATCGCCCCAGGAGAGCCCCTGTAGCGGGCAACAGGGCCAGGTCAGCTGAGGCAGGGCCGCTTCACCCACTGGCACCACCGGAAACACAGAAACGCTCATGGCCAAAGCCTAACCCTTGTTGAAATACAGGCCTAGAATGCCCCAGGGGGATGGCCTAAGTAACGGTCAGGGGGGTAGAACGGTATCTTTATTTACCAGGGCTGGGGCCTGGGGGGAGCCCAGACTCACTCAGCAGGGCTCGCCGCCGCCGCGATCGCCCCGGCGGCGGCCCGATCGAGCAGTGCCCAGATCTGCTGGAGCATGGGTTCGAGCCCGGTACCGGCCACTGCCGAAATGGCGTACACCGGCCCCGGCACCAGCGTCTCAAACTGTTGGATCAGCTCCGCCAGGGCATCGGCGGGGAGGGCATCGATCTTGTTGAGGGCCAGCACCTGGGGGCGATCGCTCAGATCGCGGCCGTAGGCCCCGAGCTCGGTTTGGATAGTGTGGAAGTTGGCGACGGGCTGCTCGGCGGTGGCATCTACCAGGTGCAGCAGCAGGCGGGTGCGCTCAATGTGGCGCAAAAATTCGTGGCCCAGCCCCAGCCCCTGGTGCGCCCCTTCGATGAGCCCAGGGATGTCGGCAAACACTGTGCCGTCACCGCTGGGGCGGCGCACCACCCCCAGGTTGGGAATCAGGGTCGTAAAGGGATAGTCGGCAATTTTGGGCCGCGCCGCCGACAGAGCGGCAATCAGGGTCGATTTACCGGCATTGGGTAGCCCGACAATGCCCACCTCAGCCAGCAGCTTCAGCTCCAGCCGCAGCCGCCGCTCTTCCCCGGGCAGGCCGGGCAGGGCGTGCTCTGGGGCGCGGTTGCGATTGCTGAGAAAGTGGCGGTTGCCCAGCCCCCCCTTGCCGCCCTGGGCCACACAGAGCACCTGATCCGCTGTCACCAAATCCCCCAGCAGTTCGTCGGTGGCGGCATCGTAGACGGCGGTGCCGCAGGGAACATCGAGGTACAGATCGACTCCGGCGGCACCGGTCATGTTTTTGGGGCCGCCCCGCTGGCCGTTGTCGGCCTTAAATCGGTGGGCATAGCGAAAGTCGAGCAGGGTTTGCAGCTGCTGGGTAGCCCGCAGGTAGACCGAGCCGCCGGGGCCGCCATTGCCCCCGGCTGGCCCCCCCGCCGGCACGTACTTTTCGCGCCGAAAGGCGACAATGCCGTCGCCGCCGTCCCCGGCGATAACGTCAACCTCAGCCTGGTCAATAAACTGCATTATTCAGCGCCATTGGCGGACTGCTGCTGAAGCTGCACCATGGCGGCGCGAATTTGCTCCGCCAGGGCCGGGTTTTGGGGATGGGCGGCGGTGATGGTGTTGAATCGCCGCACCGTCAGCCCGTTGGACTGCACAATAGTGCTGGCCTGGTTGCAGTAGTTGACGATGATAGTGCGGACGTCACTGCGCAGGCTGCGGGGCAGCTGGTTGAGGTTGGCGGTGCCCGTGCACGACATGTCGATGCTGCTGATGTCGTGGCTGGTGCCCGTCAGCAGGGTTTTGATTTGGCTGAAGGCTTCGTTGCGGGGCGCATCCATCTGGAGCACGGAGGCGGCGTAGCCCATCACTTCGTCCGCCGAAACGCTGCTGTCTTGGGCCCAGGCGGCCCCCAGAGGCATGCTGCCGGTAGCGGTGGGTATAGAAACGCCTGCGCCACTGGCTAGCACCGTAAGGCTGGCGATCGCCGCGGCCACGGCTAACCGGCGAGGGTAAGTAGATAAAGGATGCGTCAATAACTGGATCATTATGTGTGTTTCTCCTGTGCTGGTATCAACCAGATTGACCCCGTGCTCCAACGATAGCGAAGATTTTTTTGGGGTAGACGCCACCCGCAGCCCAATGTCTGAATCTCACAGCCCAGACGGGGCAACGCCCCTGGGAGTTCCAGCTGGCTGCTAGGAATGGCCGGGCTGAAATATTTGGCAGAGTTCTATTACTTTTGTGTGTAGAGTAGCGCGTTCATCCCGTCCCTGTTTTAAGTCAGACTCTAATTCTAGTAGCAAAGGCAGACTCCGTTGCAACTGGGGCAAACTCAGCGATCGCACCTCTTGCTTTAGAAAATAAATTCGCTTGGGGTTGGCAATCTCGGCAGCGGCGGCCACCTCGGCATCGCTCGCCACCCCGGCCAGGGCCTTGAGCCACAGCCACAGCCGAAACTGGCTGACCAGGGTGGCCACAATGCGCAGGGCGGGCTCGTTGCGATCGAGCAGGTCGTT encodes the following:
- a CDS encoding FKBP-type peptidyl-prolyl cis-trans isomerase; the protein is MREILISLGVLAACCAVLLVAQFTSPQPEAMASNLGSAQAAEAAVALTEPVTQLAQTAADLVPANENASPMMPEETTVTTDSGLQYVDVVEGTGAMPQPGQRVTVHYTGTLEDGTKFDSSRDRGRPFTFQIGVGQVIKGWDEGVGTMRVGGQRKLVIPSELGYGSRGAGGVIPPNATLLFDVELLRIG
- a CDS encoding response regulator transcription factor, translating into MQKKSPDLSPLSHGQERVLVIDDEDLIRETVALALTEQGYQVTTADSGHRALELMFPAAGEGQARLEVDLAIVDLMLPGVNGLDICRLMRHHNLDMPILILSAKGAEMDRVVGLEVGADDYLPKPFGMRELIARCRALLRRHQWAAAQPDNAVLTYRDIVLHATEFRVLVAGQEVNLSPKEFRILELFMQSPNRVWSREELIQAVWGADFVGDRKTVDVHIRWLREKIEHDPAHPQYVTTLRGFGYRFG
- a CDS encoding GAF domain-containing sensor histidine kinase translates to MSVSVFPVVPVGEAALPQLTWPCCPLQGLSWGDRQQRRSQAIAALNLGLHDSVPAWEEAVQMAVRFLGVPLAVVTLADSHTEYLRAAYGLSALGLGNPLSQQRQLPLDQGLGVYVLDSEQPLTVADTTTNPVLAQSDLVATYGIRAYGGVPLTTSQGTCIGTLAVMDVQPRPFTAQDLGFLAMAARWGMSEYERQIADQTPPPALPLEALADRVRLTLTSQLIQDLRSPLTTVLGMTTMLSREIYGPLTPKQREYTDIVHRSSQTLMSLVEELVDLSPREAERSDLTPTTLDIGVLGQQVLATLAPLAEAKAQTLNLTVEPGQSHWILDQRVVKQILYHLVFSIMQVAGDNGVLRIHACRRGSALALALWLSNPWLGEGLPPEIIALLRMPTAAGQASHSLLGILLSQHLVQRHGGQISVQGSADSDCRLMVLLPGLDATTARSETGSLHPEVEAPCQR
- the obgE gene encoding GTPase ObgE — protein: MQFIDQAEVDVIAGDGGDGIVAFRREKYVPAGGPAGGNGGPGGSVYLRATQQLQTLLDFRYAHRFKADNGQRGGPKNMTGAAGVDLYLDVPCGTAVYDAATDELLGDLVTADQVLCVAQGGKGGLGNRHFLSNRNRAPEHALPGLPGEERRLRLELKLLAEVGIVGLPNAGKSTLIAALSAARPKIADYPFTTLIPNLGVVRRPSGDGTVFADIPGLIEGAHQGLGLGHEFLRHIERTRLLLHLVDATAEQPVANFHTIQTELGAYGRDLSDRPQVLALNKIDALPADALAELIQQFETLVPGPVYAISAVAGTGLEPMLQQIWALLDRAAAGAIAAAASPAE
- a CDS encoding DUF4168 domain-containing protein, giving the protein MAAAIASLTVLASGAGVSIPTATGSMPLGAAWAQDSSVSADEVMGYAASVLQMDAPRNEAFSQIKTLLTGTSHDISSIDMSCTGTANLNQLPRSLRSDVRTIIVNYCNQASTIVQSNGLTVRRFNTITAAHPQNPALAEQIRAAMVQLQQQSANGAE